One genomic window of Mus musculus strain C57BL/6J chromosome 4, GRCm38.p6 C57BL/6J includes the following:
- the Vmn2r129 gene encoding vomeronasal 2, receptor, pseudogene 159 precursor, protein MKKLCAFTISLLFLKFSLILCCWSEPSCFWRIKNSDDNDGDLQRECHFYLGAADTPVEDNFYSSLLKFRIAASEYEFLLVMFFAIDEINRNPYLLPNITLMFSFIGGNCQDLLRVMDQAYTQINGHMNFVNYFCYLDDSCAIGLTGPSWKTSLKLAMHSSMPLVFFGPFNPNLRDHDRLPHVHQVAPKDTHLSHGMVSLMFHFRWTWIGMVISDDDQGIQFLSDLREESQRHGICLAFVNMIPENMQIYMTRATIYDQQIMTSSAKVVIIYGEMNSTLEVSFRRWEELGARRIWITTSQWDVITNKKDFTLNLFHGTITFAHHRVEIPKLNKFMQTMNTAKYPVDISHTILEWNYFNCSISKNSIRMHHITFNNTLEWTSLHNYDMAMSDEGYSLYNAVYAVAHTYHEYIFQQVESQKKAKPKRYFTACQQIWNSV, encoded by the exons ATGAAGAAGCTCTGTGCTTTCACGATTTCATTGTTGTTTCTGAAGTTTTCTCTCATCTTGTGCTGTTGGAGTGAACCAAGTTGCTTTTGGAGGATAAAGAATAGTGATGATAATGACGGAGATTTGCAAAGGGAATGTCATTTTTACCTTGGGGCAGCTGATACACCAGTTGAAGATAATTTTTATAGTTCACTTTTAAAATTTAG AATTGCAGCAAGTGAATATGAGTTTCTTCTCGTAATGTTTTTTGCTATCGATGAGATCAACAGGAATCCTTATCTTTTACCCAACATAACTTTGATGTTCTCCTTCATTGGTGGAAACTGTCAGGATTTATTGAGAGttatggaccaagcatatacacaaataaatggaCATATGAATTTTGTTAATTATTTCTGTTATTTAGATGATTCATGTGCCATAGGTCTTACAGGACCATCATGGAAAACTTCCTTAAAACTGGCAATGCACTCTTCGATGCCACTG gttttctttggaccatttaatCCTAACCTACGCGACCATGACCGGCTGCCCCATGTCCATCAGGTAGCCCCCAAGGACACACATTTGTCCCATGGCATGGTCTCCTTGATGTTTCACTTTAGATGGACTTGGATAGGAATGGTCATCTCAGATGATGACCAGGGTATTCAGTTTCTCTCAGATTTAAGAGAAGAAAGCCAAAGGCATGGGATCTGTTTAGCTTTTGTTAATATGATCCCAGAAAACATGCAGATATACATGACAAGGGCTACAATATATGATCAACAAATTATGACATCTTCAGCAAAGGTTGTTATCATTTATGGTGAAATGAACTCTACTCTAGAAGTAAGCTTTAGAAGATGGGAAGAGTTAGGTGCTCGGAGAATCTGGATCACAACCTCACAATGGGATGTCATCACAAATAAAAAAGACTTCACCCTTAATCTCTTCCATGGGACTATCACTTTTGCACACCACAGAGTTGAGATTcctaaattaaataaattcatgCAAACAATGAACACTGCCAAATACCCAGTAGATATTTCTCATACTATATTGGAgtggaattattttaattgttcaaTATCTAAGAACAGCATTAGAATGCATCATATTACATTCAACAACACCTTGGAATGGACATCACTGCACAACTATGATATGGCGATGAGTGATGAAGGTTACAGTTTATATAATGCTGTTTATGCTGTGGCCCACACCTACCATGAATACATTTTTCAACAAGTAGAGTCTCAGAAAAAGGCAAAACCCAAAAGATATTTCACTGCttgtcagcag ATATGGAACAGTGTGTGA